The Plasmodium knowlesi strain H genome assembly, chromosome: 5 genome has a window encoding:
- a CDS encoding LETM1-like protein, putative: MKLRPSGVVYRLISTNERVGLKRFYVSCPTVRKSLGVGGKEIIIPRKGSMPVWKEEGNNNPIRSVTTSTSIGGEVNVCINVGFGHHYCALQNRVSIVVTPLRQTKTNNSPYANNARKKFSTKVPRDDRQASTSLEGEPTSKGGNSAEACKSQEGNNLEKTKESFLRNDQFPLRGATGTLQGGEEYTNVIEMMKKKKIKNNEKDKGKIAKICKKGTNGIKLIFTLIKKAGEQIKIIIIQPSILKVYFADLKKNIKHTVVWVKTGVLLFLTNMKISKNLIIKRLKGHRLSYSEYKLLIRTMNDMFKLIPFSFFIIVPFAEFLLPVFLKIYPNLLPSTFKNNDDNFVNIKKNLYAKQQLAKFLQQLIEEKEKQLNENIGIDSEKKKKILLKFHHQLINKDEKDINPFLSVGDTLKIAKIFKDDFVLDQMNLKTLQTICHLLGLKPYGMHYHVVLQLRHHFLRLQREDRELMYEGVDNLKKHTLIEICKDRGMNFNTSEEEMKLQIQQWLELASIKEVPYILLLYIRCVVVTHAIMDIQDTEKVNTATTQNKDVKNATLDDKQKLIQEAKEKLDDLKMKEQEIKKNINKETSEEEGKVVTSHKDSKMKIDFLKKNKYLQNELNLLKQICDLQHTELKIAFTSLTDLAEKKETCDINEVIKKMSERLLDIEKHISELNAHKQIELDEYFYPEEEKTDDVVNIKN, from the exons ATGAAGCTTCGACCGAGCGGGGTGGTGTACAGGCTCATCTCCACGAATGAGCGAGTCGGTTTGAAGAGGTTCTACGTGAGTTGCCCCACGGTTAGGAAATCGCTTGGTGTGGGCGGCAAGGAGATCATTATCCCCCGTAAGGGGAGTATGCCAGtctggaaggaagaagggaatAACAACCCCATCCGAAGTGTAACAACTAGCACTAGCATCGGTGGTGAAGTCAACGTCTGCATCAATGTCGGGTTTGGTCATCACTACTGCGCCTTGCAAAATAGAGTATCTATAGTGGTAACCCCTCTGCGTCAAACGAAGACGAACAACTCCCCTTACGCAAACAATGCAAGGAAGAAGTTTTCTACAAAGGTGCCAAGGGATGATAGGCAGGCAAGTACCTCCCTCGAAGGAGAGCCAACAAGCAAAGGGGGTAATTCCGCTGAAGCGTGCAAATCGCAAGAGGGCAATAATCTAGAGAAGACAAAAGAAAGTTTCCTCCGAAATGATCAATTTCCTTTGCGTGGTGCAACTGGCACATTacaagggggagaagaataCACAAATGTCAtcgaaatgatgaaaaaaaaaaaaataaaaaacaacgaaaaggataagggaaaaatcgCAAAAATATGCAAGAAAGGAACAAACGGAATTAAGTTAATTTTTACCTTGATAAAAAAAGCAggagaacaaataaaaataataataatacaGCCATCGATATTGAAGGTGTATTTCGCAgacttaaagaaaaatataaaacacaCAGTGGTATGGGTCAAAACAGGAGTCCTCTTATTTCTgacaaatatgaaaatttcaaaaaatttaattataaaaagattAAAAGGACACAGATTATCATACTCAGAATACAAATTACTAATTAGGACAATGAATGATATGTTCAAATTAAtacctttttcatttttcatcatcGTTCCATTTGCGGAATTTTTACTCCCCGTATTCTTGAAGATCTATCCAAATTTGTTACCTTccacatttaaaaataatgatgataattttgtgaatattaaaaagaatttatatgcaaaacaaCAGTTAGCGAAATTTCTACAACAGttaattgaagaaaaagaaaaacaattaaatgaaaatattggAATTGactctgaaaaaaaaaaaaaaattttattgaAATTTCATCATCAATTAATTAATAAAGACGAGAAAGATATTAACCCCTTTTTAAGTGTAGGGGATACTTTAAAAATTGCTAAAATTTTTAAGGACGATTTTGTACTGGATCAAATGAACTTAAAAACGCTGCAAACAATTTGTCATCTCCTTGGACTGAAGCCTTATGGAATGCATTACCATGTCGTCCTTCAATTGAGGCATCACTTTTTGCGCCTGCAGAGGGAAGACAGAGAACTCATGTACGAAGGGGtggataatttaaaaaagcacACATTGATAGAGATATGCAAAGATAGAGGAATGAATTTTAACACTTCCGAAGAGGAAATGAAATTACAAATTCAACAATGGTTGGAGTTGGCCAGCATTAAGGAAGTACCCTACATTTTACTCCTCTACATTCGCTGTGTTGTCGTTACACATGCCATCATGGATATACAGGATACAGAAAAGGTTAACACAGCCACCACGCAAAATAAAGATGTAAAAAATGCTACCCTTGATGATAAACAGAAACTTATACAGGAGGCCAAGGAAAAACTGGACGacttaaaaatgaaggaacaggaaattaaaaaaaatattaacaagGAGACTagtgaagaggaaggaaaggtcGTAACCTCGCACAAGGATAGTAAAATGAAGATAGACTTCCtcaagaaaaacaaatatcTGCAAAATGAGTTGAACCTTTTGAAGCAAATCTGCGACTTGCAACACAC GGAACTGAAGATTGCCTTCACGTCGTTAACCGACCTCgcggagaagaaggagactT GCGACATCAACGAAGTGATAAAGAAAATGTCGGAGAGACTCCTGGACATCGAGAAACACATCAGCGAATTGAATGCACACAAGCAGATCGAATTG GATGAATATTTCTAcccagaagaagaaaaaaccgACGATGTCGTGAACATAAAGaactga